One window of the Bacillota bacterium genome contains the following:
- a CDS encoding helicase C-terminal domain-containing protein, with protein sequence MTFVSPDWVTRDEEPRLAEYLVKRVCGRAAGTFEAECTHSAPRDKYFIGSLRPCPPDPEREPGAAVYRAGFPDELLTKLAPMAIGAEFRVKPEGSDFLSRIRLEWSCYYRVFPALDEQREHQRHASAVAGSTASGESSQPTEVSEGRSTDVEEEADGDSDDPVQSPSGPAPTPPGRRGRRPTDVLFPKYRKIRCSAQGCIALRKASAADESWSIDVADLQRATEREVAGVRDVILADPDHLRTGPNPEERVRVPPEALESGSAYAEFKEHLSTDLAPPWRWAIGSQLRPADEPDEVIFSLEATNSSPIDTRAWHSEGFFFDVRATLTFEHANVLPFELDVAPRSFRYDRQLWGRGFNCAVVRTQPDSTQCAFETTNVPVYSQARYSTNTKPRASFQDLSTNPVPVLQRVLDAMQEYNREWIAQRDRYVAEDPAWKARHGDEYERDHRLFRAEIERFAQGCRLIEQDADARLAFQLANQSFALGGQKTEWRLFQVIFIVSQIPGIHALKSSEQSAMLDRSVVDIIYFPTGGGKTEAYLGVIVFHCFFDRLRGKASGITTWTRFPLRLLTLQQTQRVADVIGAAELIRRAHSDPRLSGREVDGFAVGYFVGQEATPNELTPPRRGEPPDLNWSTANDPDARQRWKKIVKCPACRTSSVVVEFDPDRVRLTHRCCNPGCRFPGGILPVYVVDNEIYRFLPAVLVGTIDKLAGLGNQRKLSLVLGQVTGRCVQHGYYNGKCCQKDCSDVSRLRPGSPPGVSGPTLFIQDELHLLKEGLGTFDGHYETFLQTLLQTYGQHAPVKIIASSATIEAFDRQVRHLYGREARVYPGLGPTLSSSFYARTLDYPQRLFVGLLPHNKTIFNAVLELVQYYHEETETLVRLPAAAVNPFGGGQCRPATPLWRSLVDSYATSLCYFSATRELSSIRTDLDAHVNNELERAGFSPLRIAELSGSTSTDNVTRTLELLETAQPGHPTAPNAILATSMIAHGVDIDRLNCMILYGMPKQNAEYIQSSSRVGRSHVGIVFTCLKPARERDQSHFAYFQKYHEFLGQLVEPVAINRWSKFSIQRTLPGLFMAVLLQRIANNSGQDNPNRYYMVNFVKRLISEGTLRAENFLGMLDEAYLIDRWPGPGTAAFQEEIGRRVRQFLDQILGAGDHAKFVSEALVPQPMRNLRDVDEQIEIELDPNGSAWASRAGR encoded by the coding sequence ATGACGTTCGTGAGTCCCGACTGGGTGACGCGTGATGAGGAACCCCGCCTCGCAGAGTACCTCGTGAAGCGGGTGTGCGGCCGCGCTGCAGGAACCTTCGAGGCGGAGTGCACTCACAGTGCACCAAGGGACAAGTACTTCATTGGTTCGTTGAGGCCGTGTCCCCCTGATCCTGAGCGGGAACCTGGCGCTGCGGTTTACCGTGCGGGGTTCCCCGACGAACTCCTCACGAAGCTGGCCCCCATGGCCATTGGCGCCGAGTTCCGAGTGAAACCGGAGGGATCCGACTTTCTGAGCCGCATCCGACTCGAGTGGAGTTGCTACTATCGAGTGTTTCCAGCCCTAGACGAACAGCGCGAGCACCAGCGGCACGCCTCAGCGGTCGCGGGCTCCACGGCGTCCGGAGAATCAAGTCAGCCGACAGAGGTATCAGAGGGACGTTCGACTGACGTTGAAGAGGAGGCCGACGGGGATTCTGATGACCCCGTGCAGAGTCCTTCGGGACCTGCTCCCACGCCCCCTGGCCGCAGAGGCCGTCGGCCGACGGACGTGCTCTTTCCGAAGTACCGCAAGATCCGATGCTCTGCTCAGGGTTGCATAGCGCTCCGGAAAGCCAGCGCCGCGGACGAGTCATGGTCCATCGACGTCGCTGACCTTCAAAGAGCAACTGAGCGCGAGGTTGCGGGCGTACGTGACGTCATCCTGGCCGACCCTGATCACCTTCGGACAGGACCGAACCCCGAAGAACGAGTGCGGGTGCCACCCGAAGCTCTTGAATCAGGATCTGCCTATGCTGAGTTTAAAGAGCACCTATCGACGGATCTCGCGCCACCATGGCGCTGGGCCATTGGCTCACAACTCCGGCCCGCAGACGAGCCGGATGAGGTTATCTTCTCGCTTGAGGCGACCAACTCGTCGCCGATCGACACCCGCGCTTGGCACAGCGAGGGTTTCTTCTTCGATGTGAGGGCCACCCTGACCTTCGAGCATGCAAACGTCCTGCCCTTCGAACTCGACGTAGCTCCGCGGAGCTTCCGATACGATCGCCAACTCTGGGGGCGCGGCTTTAACTGTGCGGTCGTGAGGACCCAGCCCGACAGCACGCAGTGCGCTTTCGAAACAACAAACGTGCCGGTCTATTCGCAGGCTCGCTACAGCACCAATACCAAGCCACGCGCATCTTTCCAAGACTTGAGCACCAATCCCGTCCCCGTACTCCAACGCGTTCTCGACGCGATGCAGGAGTACAATCGCGAGTGGATTGCCCAGCGGGACCGGTATGTTGCCGAGGACCCAGCCTGGAAAGCTCGGCACGGTGACGAGTACGAGCGCGACCACCGCTTGTTCCGTGCTGAAATCGAGCGATTCGCGCAAGGGTGTCGTCTCATCGAACAGGACGCAGACGCTCGGCTCGCCTTCCAGCTGGCGAATCAGTCCTTCGCGCTCGGCGGCCAGAAGACTGAATGGCGTCTCTTCCAAGTCATCTTCATCGTGTCTCAGATTCCGGGCATTCATGCACTGAAGTCTAGTGAGCAATCAGCCATGCTCGACCGAAGCGTGGTGGACATCATCTATTTCCCGACGGGCGGTGGTAAGACGGAAGCCTACCTCGGCGTCATTGTCTTTCACTGCTTTTTTGACCGCCTCCGAGGGAAGGCATCCGGCATCACTACATGGACGCGCTTCCCGCTCCGGTTGCTTACACTGCAGCAGACACAGCGTGTCGCAGATGTTATCGGCGCCGCGGAACTAATCCGCCGGGCGCACTCTGATCCTCGGCTCTCTGGACGTGAAGTCGATGGTTTCGCCGTAGGGTACTTCGTTGGCCAAGAGGCCACGCCGAATGAATTGACTCCTCCCCGTCGAGGGGAGCCGCCGGACCTCAACTGGAGCACTGCCAACGATCCGGACGCTCGCCAACGTTGGAAGAAGATTGTCAAGTGTCCCGCATGTCGGACCTCGAGTGTGGTAGTGGAATTCGACCCGGATCGGGTCCGGTTGACCCACAGGTGCTGCAACCCAGGATGCAGATTTCCAGGCGGAATTCTTCCTGTCTATGTGGTTGATAATGAGATCTACCGTTTCCTACCAGCGGTGCTCGTGGGAACAATCGACAAGCTCGCCGGCCTTGGCAATCAACGAAAACTGTCTCTCGTCCTCGGTCAAGTTACGGGGCGTTGTGTACAGCACGGGTACTACAACGGCAAGTGCTGTCAGAAGGACTGTTCGGATGTGAGCCGGCTTCGCCCCGGATCTCCCCCCGGCGTGAGCGGACCCACCCTGTTCATTCAGGATGAGCTGCATCTTCTGAAGGAGGGGCTGGGGACATTCGATGGACACTACGAAACCTTTCTTCAAACTCTTCTCCAAACCTACGGTCAACATGCACCGGTCAAGATCATCGCGTCCTCGGCAACAATCGAGGCGTTCGATCGTCAGGTCCGCCATCTCTACGGCAGAGAAGCCCGAGTTTACCCTGGCCTCGGCCCGACATTGAGTTCGTCATTCTATGCCAGGACCCTCGACTACCCACAGCGGCTCTTCGTCGGCTTGCTGCCGCACAACAAGACGATCTTCAACGCTGTCTTGGAACTCGTGCAGTATTACCATGAGGAGACCGAAACGCTGGTTCGCTTACCGGCAGCTGCCGTGAATCCCTTCGGGGGGGGGCAGTGCAGGCCCGCCACTCCACTCTGGCGCAGCCTGGTCGACTCATACGCCACCTCCCTCTGCTACTTTTCTGCAACACGAGAGCTGAGCTCCATCCGCACAGATCTCGATGCTCACGTGAACAATGAGCTCGAAAGGGCCGGGTTTTCGCCTTTGAGGATCGCGGAACTCTCCGGGAGTACGAGCACTGACAATGTTACGCGAACCTTGGAACTCCTCGAGACCGCTCAGCCCGGTCACCCCACGGCACCGAACGCGATCTTAGCCACCAGCATGATCGCTCATGGTGTCGACATCGACAGACTCAATTGTATGATCCTCTATGGTATGCCCAAGCAGAACGCCGAGTACATTCAATCCTCGAGCCGAGTCGGTCGATCCCACGTTGGCATCGTCTTCACGTGTCTCAAGCCGGCTCGCGAACGAGATCAGAGTCACTTCGCGTATTTTCAGAAGTACCATGAGTTCCTCGGCCAACTCGTCGAACCGGTTGCCATCAACCGGTGGTCGAAGTTCAGCATTCAACGTACATTGCCAGGCCTCTTCATGGCGGTCCTCTTACAACGAATTGCCAACAACTCCGGCCAGGACAATCCCAATCGCTACTACATGGTTAATTTCGTGAAGAGACTGATTAGCGAGGGAACCCTTCGCGCGGAGAACTTCCTGGGAATGCTCGACGAAGCTTACCTGATAGACCGCTGGCCGGGGCCGGGCACTGCGGCGTTTCAGGAGGAGATCGGTAGACGTGTGCGCCAGTTCCTGGATCAGATCCTTGGTGCTGGGGACCATGCCAAATTCGTTTCCGAGGCATTGGTTCCTCAGCCTATGCGTAACCTTCGAGATGTCGACGAGCAGATCGAGATTGAGCTGGATCCGAACGGCAGTGCGTGGGCCTCAAGAGCGGGGCGATAG